A window from Telopea speciosissima isolate NSW1024214 ecotype Mountain lineage chromosome 8, Tspe_v1, whole genome shotgun sequence encodes these proteins:
- the LOC122672182 gene encoding uncharacterized protein LOC122672182, whose amino-acid sequence MNLSQGSKSVLEYQQLFEEYFYFAPTHLKTEDVKARQFKRGLRASLSTIVVLHKYPTYAEVVEAAKMIEDQQRENYRAIQVGKRLILSHDSRGSSKFQRRGSYTNAAPIQFRRPDSAQVPKPAPASHYGAQTLICYNYKESGHMAKDCPQSRESGSWPVATSKPPPTRTNVRPLAPAPVSKTQGRVIWLLMRKPCMISVCSLPAYVLFDSGASHSFVSPSFAKKLPIEPVILEQKLMVSTPTGSKVELNRSFHSCPVRVSDYGLEASLIILDMKDFDVILGMDWLSMHGASMICVERKILFRTGKENEFIFKGNKSKEPKNPIISALQVQKLLAQGCQCYLASVVDVEAKISLMEEISVVRDFLDVFLEDLTRLPPDRETEFMIDLIPGAAPVSKAPYRMAPSELKELQGQLDDLLRRVLLGQVFPRGVCLFYL is encoded by the exons ATGAACCTCAGTCAAGGATCtaaatcggtccttgagtaccaacAGCTCTTTGAGGAGTACTTCTATTTTGCCCCTACTCATTTGAAGACTGAGGACGTGAAGGCAAGACAGTTTAAGAGAGGACTTAGGGCTAGCTTGAGTACAATAGTAGTATTGCACAAGTACCCCACCTATGCTGAGGTAGTTGAAGCGGCTAAGATGATAGAAGATCAACAGAGGGAGAATTATCGAGCCATCCAGGTAGGCAAGAGGCTGATATTATCTCATGACTCCAGGGGGTCTAGTAAGTTTCAAAGAAGAGGGTCTTATACCAATGCCGCTCCAATTCAATTCCGTAGGCCTGATTCAGCTCAAGTGCCTAAACCTGCACCTGCTTCTCATTATGGGGCACagactcttatatgttacaaCTATAAGGAGtctggccatatggccaaggatTGTCCACAATCTCGAGAATCGGGTTCGTGGCCGGTAGCGACTTCCAAACCACCCCCGACAAGGACTAATGTACGTCCACTTGCTCCTGCTCCAGTAAGCAAGACTCAGGGGCGAGTCATTTGGTTACTCATGAGGAAGCCCT GCATGATTTCTGTGTGCTCCTTACCTGCTTATGTGTTATTTGACTCAGGGGCGTCACATTCCTTTGTATCCCCCTCCTTTGCCAAGAAGTTACCTATCGAACCGGTCATACTGGAGCAAAAGTTGATGGTTAGTACACCAACTGGAAGCAAAGTTGAGCTTAACCGATCCTTTCACTCTTGCCCTGTTCGAGTAAGCGACTATGGGCTCGAAGCCAGTTTGATCATCCTAGACATGAAagattttgatgtgattttgggaatggactGGTTATCCATGCATGGAGCTAGTATGATTTGCGTAGAAAGGAAGATACTTTTCAGGACAGGAAAGGAAAATGAGTTTATATTTAAAGGCAATAAAAGTAAGGAACCCAAGAACCCAATCATATCAGCTCTCCAGGTCCAGAAACTCTTGGCACAAGGCTGTCAGTGTTACTTAGCCTCAGTAGTGGACGTTGAAGCCAAGATTTCACTGATGGAAGAAATAAGTGTGGTGAGGGATTTCCTTGATGTCTTTTTGGAAGACCTTACACGCTTACCACCGGATCGAGAGACAGAATTTATGATCGATCTGATACCCGGTGCTGCTCCAGTGTCTAAGGCACCGTACAGAATGGCCCCATCAGAACTGAAAGAACTTCAAGGACAACTTGATGATCTACTGAGAAGGGTTTTAttaggccaagtgtttccccgTGGGGTGTGCCTATtctatttgtga